A single Nicotiana tabacum cultivar K326 chromosome 5, ASM71507v2, whole genome shotgun sequence DNA region contains:
- the LOC107830599 gene encoding uncharacterized protein LOC107830599, producing MMALDDLTAIPDSLMQFLSDKSITFVGPKNISHKSTLYVSESRSKIKLECNRIVDICYLGAKILMKPKLLTGTLEDLMVEAGLDHIKRPIINNGEMRANWQSSSVLSEEEVKYAMYEVYSCYQLASKLCDVNSRFKAASSHSFDTIVKVTAAYVLAVLGGNTSPCANDLKDILPCVGAEGDDDDRIELLLSQVKSKAITELIAAAREKLAISVPAGGGTIATAAPAGGASAESKEEKVEESDEDMGFVKLFDLWT from the coding sequence ATGATGGCCTTGGATGATCTCACTGCAATCCCCGATTCTCTTATGCAGTTCCTGAGTGACAAAAGTATCACTTTTGTAGGTCCTAAAAACATAAGCCATAAATCTACTCTTTATGTATCCGAAAGTCGCAGCAAGATAAAATTGGAATGTAACAGAATCGTGGATATTTGTTATTTGGGTGCTAAGATTCTTATGAAGCCAAAGCTTCTTACTGGAACACTAGAAGATCTGATGGTTGAAGCTGGGCTTGATCATATTAAGAGACCTATCATTAATAATGGTGAAATGCGTGCTAACTGGCAATCGTCTTCAGTTCTGTCGGAGGAGGAGGTGAAATACGCAATGTATGAAGTTTACTCATGCTACCAACTTGCAAGCAAGCTTTGTGATGTCAATAGCAGATTCAAAGCAGCTTCCTCTCACTCCTTTGACACAATAGTGAAGGTAACAGCTGCCTATGTGCTCGCCGTTTTGGGAGGCAATACGTCTCCTTGCGCCAATGACTTGAAGGACATCTTACCCTGTGTTGGAGCTGAAGGTGACGATGATGATAGGATAGAGCTACTGCTATCACAAGTCAAGAGTAAGGCTATCACTGAGTTAATTGCTGCTGCACGTGAAAAACTCGCAATATCTGTACCCGCTGGTGGAGGTACTATTGCCACTGCTGCTCCTGCAGGTGGTGCTTCAGCTGAATCCAAGGAGGAGAAGGTGGAGGAGTCAGACGAGGATATGGGCTTCGTTAAACTTTTTGATTTGTGGACTTAA